CGGTTGCGATCCTTGATGCGGCATGTTCCAAGTCGGCATCGCTGTGAACTATTGCTGCGGCATTTCCGCCGAGTTCAAGGGAAACTTTCTTTCTTCCGGCGATGCTCTTCAGGTGCCATCCTACACCGGGGCTTCCGGTAAAGCTCAGGAATGCGATTCTTTCATCACGAACCATCTTTTCCGCAAGACGGAACTCGCAGGGGACCACGCTTACAGCTTCGGCTGGATAACCCGCCTCAAGAACAAGTTCGCCGAGCAAAAGCCCGGACACCGGTGTCTTCGAGGCCGGCTTCAGGATAAACGGATTTCCGGCCGCTATTGCAGGGCCGATCTTGTGGCATGCAAGATTGAGGGGATAATTGAACGGAGTTATTGCAAGGACGGTTCCTACCGGGAATCGCCGGGAAAAACAGGTGTAGCCTCTTCCGGCTTCCGTCCGGTCAAGCGGGATGATCTCTCCGGTCTGCCTTACGGCCTCCTCCCCGGAGATCTTTATCGTCTCTATCGAACGGTCGACCTCGGCAGAGGCAAGCGACCTGACTTTTCCTCCTTCGTTAATCAGAATCTCAACAAATTTTTCCCTGTTCTCCCCGATCAGTTCCGCAAGTCTTTCAAGAATCCGCATCTTTTCGTAACCTGCAAGAGCCGATGTTTCCTTAAACGCCTCACTAGAGCCGGCTATAGCTTCTTCGATCTCTTCTTCCCCGCAGAGGCAGATTCGGTCGAAGACATCGCCGGTGTATGGATTTATTACATCGAGATGCCTGTCGCTCCGTTTTCTTTTGCCGCATAATATGAATTCCCGGGCATTCATGATCCATAATCACCGTGATCTATTAAAAATCAATCATTCATGTTTCCGTTTTCCGGCAAAGAACGATTCAATGAAGCCCAGGATATAATATGTAATTACAATGACAGCGGCAAAGACCAGGATAAATGACAGAGTGTCGCCAAGGATGCTGTTGATCATATTTCCCGCAGCCAGGGCCACGAGAACGGAGATGAACAATTTGATGAGCTCGATTCTTTCCTCAAAGAACATTGAATAATAATTGTTTTTCAGGGATTTATCGGTTGGCGGTATCGTTCGGATCTTACTGTTGATCGCAAAATATTCTGATCCCGGATCAAAAGGATACCGGCAACCTGGTTATTAAAAAAAATGCGAAGGGGGATGTGATCATCCTAATTTCGCTGGACAGCAGG
The nucleotide sequence above comes from Methanolacinia paynteri. Encoded proteins:
- a CDS encoding aldehyde dehydrogenase family protein, whose amino-acid sequence is MNAREFILCGKRKRSDRHLDVINPYTGDVFDRICLCGEEEIEEAIAGSSEAFKETSALAGYEKMRILERLAELIGENREKFVEILINEGGKVRSLASAEVDRSIETIKISGEEAVRQTGEIIPLDRTEAGRGYTCFSRRFPVGTVLAITPFNYPLNLACHKIGPAIAAGNPFILKPASKTPVSGLLLGELVLEAGYPAEAVSVVPCEFRLAEKMVRDERIAFLSFTGSPGVGWHLKSIAGRKKVSLELGGNAAAIVHSDADLEHAASRIATGACANAGQVCISVQRVFVQNAVFREFLERLSSAFESLKNGDPDKSDTFVGPMISEEAAGEAWRKVQAAISGGAKIISGGRYDGKTISPTIITDATPEMEINSTEIFAPVVTVTPYEKFSEAVDLANNSVYGLQAGVFTSDIGNAFYAYEKIEAGGVIINDIPTFRVDLMPYGGVKMSGFGREGPAYALAEMTEQKIMVIRQKPVAD